In one window of Rhodopseudomonas palustris HaA2 DNA:
- a CDS encoding negative regulator of septation ring formation, with product MANNPKKIKDPTEVALSAIQEALNISDAPAATDDPISARSDNSPALSPPPAFNDGAPEPRIATDRPGFEQHDDDRQFAQRPANDDRETIGQLLQALQKGRPARNVYTLASIFAGVWIFGGIVLTISFLPSLQAMVGQGAGGTMALVGLIALFLAPVMLFYFLASLTWRGQELRMIAQSMAQVAIRFSEPEIAASDSVVTVGQAIRREVAAMGDGVERAIARAGELETLVANEVSALERAYSDNEVRIRALLQDIAHQRDNLVGQAEQVRSAISGVQIDLRHDIALISDAIASRVDEVAKSITSALEERGAHITGALSHAGDNMILALGERGGDLLDRLEEASAETTRAVLDASERLTASLNFKTGHVHDEFVELADRVHDMLNERLDRITGEFEQRSSSIVDGISERTEQVHDSLKNSSDSLLLELELRSGDLVSKIDDAGNRLADQILTSGDKASEALDVTVNTLVAKVVSQTENAHDALSMQMSAFDDLVKQQGSELAEKFARDSGTLGALITRHISEFDRTVKTYGGDIVERMGQRTQDISTTLKDYVDNFDQRVTARGGELSATLDQRLSHFENVFETRVGSLDGSLDVKIKLLDETVSEHLRSLEDGFASRTQIVTESIDSRIARLSETLTTGSDQAIVAIDSRIAELSTTMSSGTSQAVDLIDTRIDKLSGTLTAGAVQAIEAIDQRLSHLTNSLTDGTAQAIHAIDQRIGNVTETIDSRSAGLAATVSARFQEIHEGLEGRVGTVLTDIDLRVSQFEDLLGSRIDAVAGRFENTGREASDLLMARAEELSLGIKSHVADAERSLTGLVVSTSDTIQSGTRSAKEAMLSVSTEVGAQLQLTSSEIERALTAVGTSAANTVLLSATEAQSKLVAASSDTLAQIKSLSADVERTLAVAGTSTAASVLAGAREAQTTLVATSTDVTNEIRSLSAEIQRTLTDVGGTASTSVLNSAREAQATLVSSSSDVASQIRALSADIERTLTGAGDATSASVLAGAREAQSTLLSASTEVTGQIRSLSSDIERTLYAAGNATAESVLGGARAAQTTLVAASEEAAERVKSLSSDVQRTLSEAGSATASAIVAGAREAQNTLVAASSEASSQVISLASDVERKLTAAGSATVETLLSGAREAQHTLVATSTETSNQLKALTGDVERTLTTAGSATAGAILASARDVQSTLANASTAASDQARSLAAEVERSLITAGKTSAESIVTGAREAQTTLMTASEEAANHVKSLAIDVERTLTTVSAAAASTILGSARDVQSTLTNGSAEAASQIKAISADIERTLAGVTINTTDNIQVSAAAAQSTLVAVSNEVSSKIKSTSAEIERSVFAASGSFGSTITAKSDEIVSYVQQQAERLSQIIDGKRGLLVEAISGKTNQLTIEIDRVTTDALGAIESRGKAFSNSILTNGNDVARSITGAGDLATGAINKSLKDLELASRSAIEQSRQVSVTAVTEMQETSKILRTDTVALFERLREGNILLQEVLTGAHENLNSLERALVTRVADFVTTMNDVNARSGAATQGLEDQLTGFHGKTAKALADLSALSEQFEMHGQALAEAAELVQQSNRSASTSVLERKESLESLVTTIDLRTADLDQRLTRFTGLLDESLAAAEERARDIARIVAETAGAGSASITQQFEAVRSAAEQERRLTTEAMHQVYQQGTQEADALFKQSADRFAAIVQGIKQMASEMHHELEATREELRRGVLEIPQEAAESTAQMRKVIVDQIEALAELNRIVARHGRGMDVVGTTRASAVRDEEPMLATAGGRGEAIARAPEPMSRPEPVSREPASRPAQRREASAATLPPPDLGLPGPAPRRTEAPPVAPTGADPGRDGWLSDLLNRTDAGAERELPRARTPQQPTPQQAMSGNPLESLSLDIGRLMDRNLVLEMWDRYQRGEAKAFSKRLYTPAGQKAFDEVARKYRSDRAFKQTVDRYITEFERLLDEVARDERGPQVLRTHLSSETGLVYTLLAHAAGRLG from the coding sequence ATGGCGAATAATCCCAAGAAGATCAAAGATCCGACCGAAGTGGCGCTGTCCGCGATTCAGGAAGCCCTGAACATCAGCGATGCGCCTGCGGCGACCGACGATCCGATCTCGGCGCGGAGCGACAATTCGCCGGCGCTCTCGCCGCCGCCCGCTTTCAACGACGGCGCGCCGGAGCCGCGGATCGCAACCGACCGTCCCGGATTCGAACAACACGACGACGACCGTCAGTTCGCGCAGCGCCCCGCCAATGACGACCGCGAGACCATCGGCCAGTTGCTGCAGGCGCTGCAGAAGGGCCGTCCGGCCCGCAACGTCTACACCCTCGCCTCGATCTTCGCCGGGGTCTGGATCTTCGGCGGCATCGTCCTCACCATCAGCTTCCTGCCCTCGCTGCAGGCGATGGTCGGCCAGGGCGCCGGCGGCACGATGGCGCTGGTCGGCCTGATCGCGCTGTTCCTCGCCCCGGTGATGCTGTTCTACTTCCTCGCCAGCCTGACCTGGCGCGGCCAGGAACTGCGGATGATCGCGCAGTCGATGGCGCAGGTCGCGATCCGATTCTCGGAGCCCGAGATCGCGGCGAGCGATTCCGTCGTGACCGTCGGTCAGGCGATCCGCCGCGAGGTCGCGGCGATGGGCGACGGCGTCGAGCGCGCGATCGCGCGCGCCGGCGAGCTCGAGACCCTGGTCGCCAACGAGGTCTCGGCGCTGGAACGCGCTTACTCCGACAACGAAGTCCGCATCCGCGCCCTGCTGCAGGACATCGCGCATCAGCGCGACAATCTGGTCGGCCAGGCCGAGCAGGTGCGTAGCGCCATCTCCGGCGTGCAGATCGATCTGCGCCACGACATCGCGCTGATCTCCGACGCGATCGCCAGCCGCGTCGACGAAGTTGCGAAGAGCATCACCAGCGCGCTGGAAGAGCGCGGCGCCCACATCACCGGTGCGCTGAGCCACGCCGGCGACAACATGATCCTCGCCCTCGGCGAGCGCGGCGGCGATCTGCTCGACCGCCTGGAAGAAGCCAGCGCCGAGACCACGCGCGCCGTGCTCGACGCCAGCGAGCGGCTGACCGCCAGCCTGAATTTCAAGACCGGGCACGTTCACGACGAATTCGTCGAACTCGCCGACCGCGTCCACGACATGCTCAACGAGCGGCTCGATCGCATCACCGGCGAGTTCGAACAGCGTTCGTCCAGCATCGTCGACGGCATTTCCGAGCGCACCGAGCAGGTCCACGACTCGCTGAAGAACTCCTCGGACTCGCTGCTGCTCGAACTCGAGCTGCGCAGCGGTGATCTCGTCAGCAAGATCGACGACGCCGGCAACCGCCTCGCAGACCAGATCCTGACCAGCGGCGACAAGGCCAGCGAAGCGCTCGACGTCACCGTGAATACGCTGGTGGCCAAGGTCGTCAGCCAGACCGAGAACGCCCACGACGCCCTCAGCATGCAGATGAGCGCGTTCGACGATCTGGTGAAGCAGCAGGGCTCCGAGCTCGCCGAGAAGTTCGCGCGCGATTCGGGCACGCTCGGCGCGCTGATCACCCGCCACATCTCCGAATTCGACCGCACCGTGAAGACCTACGGCGGCGACATCGTCGAGCGCATGGGCCAGCGTACCCAGGACATCTCGACCACGCTGAAGGACTACGTCGACAATTTCGACCAGCGCGTCACCGCGCGCGGCGGCGAGCTCAGCGCCACGCTGGATCAGCGCCTGTCGCATTTCGAGAACGTGTTCGAGACCCGCGTCGGCAGCCTCGACGGCTCGCTCGACGTCAAGATCAAGTTGCTGGACGAAACCGTCAGCGAACACCTGCGCTCGCTCGAAGACGGCTTCGCATCGCGCACCCAGATCGTCACCGAATCGATCGACAGCCGGATCGCGCGGCTCTCGGAAACGCTGACCACCGGCTCGGATCAGGCGATCGTCGCCATCGACAGCCGGATCGCCGAACTGTCGACCACGATGTCGAGCGGCACGAGCCAGGCCGTCGATCTGATCGACACCCGCATCGACAAGCTCTCCGGCACGCTGACGGCGGGCGCGGTGCAGGCGATCGAGGCAATCGATCAGCGCCTGTCGCATCTCACCAACTCGCTCACCGACGGCACCGCGCAGGCGATCCACGCGATCGATCAGCGCATCGGCAACGTCACCGAGACGATCGACAGCCGCAGCGCCGGACTGGCGGCGACCGTCAGCGCCCGCTTCCAGGAGATCCACGAAGGCCTCGAAGGCCGGGTCGGCACCGTGCTGACCGACATCGACCTGCGCGTGTCGCAATTCGAGGACCTGCTCGGCTCGCGCATCGACGCGGTGGCCGGTCGATTCGAGAACACCGGGCGCGAAGCCAGCGATCTGCTGATGGCGCGCGCCGAAGAACTCTCGCTCGGCATCAAGTCGCATGTCGCCGACGCCGAGCGTTCGCTCACCGGCCTCGTCGTCAGCACCAGCGACACGATCCAGAGCGGCACCCGCTCCGCCAAGGAAGCGATGCTGTCGGTGTCGACCGAGGTCGGCGCGCAGCTGCAACTCACCTCGTCCGAGATCGAACGCGCCCTCACCGCGGTCGGCACCAGCGCCGCGAACACGGTGCTGCTCAGCGCGACCGAGGCCCAGTCCAAGCTGGTCGCAGCGTCGAGCGATACGCTCGCCCAGATCAAGTCGCTGTCGGCCGACGTCGAGCGCACCCTCGCGGTCGCCGGCACCTCGACCGCGGCATCGGTGCTGGCCGGCGCGCGCGAGGCGCAGACCACGCTGGTCGCCACCTCGACCGACGTCACCAACGAGATCAGGTCGCTGTCGGCCGAAATCCAGCGCACGCTGACCGACGTCGGCGGCACCGCCTCGACCTCGGTGCTGAACAGCGCCCGCGAGGCGCAGGCGACCCTGGTGTCGTCGTCGTCCGACGTCGCCAGCCAGATCCGCGCGCTGTCCGCCGATATCGAGCGCACCCTGACCGGAGCCGGCGACGCCACCTCGGCATCGGTGCTGGCCGGCGCCCGCGAGGCGCAGTCGACCCTGCTGTCGGCCTCCACCGAGGTCACCGGCCAGATCCGGTCGCTGTCGTCGGATATCGAACGCACGCTGTACGCCGCCGGCAATGCCACTGCGGAGTCCGTGCTCGGCGGCGCCCGCGCCGCCCAGACCACGCTGGTGGCAGCCTCCGAAGAGGCCGCGGAGCGCGTCAAGTCGCTGAGCTCCGACGTTCAGCGCACGCTGTCCGAAGCCGGATCCGCGACCGCCAGCGCGATCGTCGCCGGCGCGCGCGAAGCCCAGAACACGCTGGTCGCCGCCTCCTCCGAGGCGTCGAGCCAGGTGATCTCGCTCGCCAGCGATGTCGAACGCAAGCTGACGGCGGCCGGTAGCGCCACCGTGGAGACCCTGCTGTCCGGCGCCCGCGAAGCCCAGCACACCCTGGTGGCGACCTCGACCGAGACGTCGAACCAGCTCAAGGCGCTGACCGGCGACGTCGAGCGCACCCTGACCACCGCCGGCAGCGCCACCGCCGGCGCCATTCTCGCCAGCGCCCGGGACGTCCAGAGCACGCTCGCCAACGCTTCGACCGCGGCCTCCGATCAGGCCCGCTCGCTCGCCGCAGAGGTCGAACGCAGCCTGATCACCGCCGGCAAGACCTCCGCCGAATCGATCGTCACCGGCGCGCGCGAAGCGCAGACCACGCTGATGACAGCCTCGGAGGAAGCCGCCAACCACGTCAAGTCGCTGGCGATCGACGTCGAGCGCACGCTGACCACGGTCAGCGCCGCGGCGGCGTCGACCATTCTGGGCAGCGCCCGCGACGTGCAGTCGACCCTCACCAACGGCTCGGCGGAAGCGGCGAGCCAGATCAAGGCGATCTCCGCCGACATCGAGCGCACGCTCGCCGGCGTCACCATCAACACCACCGACAACATCCAGGTCAGCGCGGCGGCGGCCCAGAGCACGCTGGTCGCGGTGTCGAACGAGGTCAGCTCGAAGATCAAGTCGACTTCCGCGGAGATCGAACGCTCGGTGTTCGCCGCCAGCGGCAGCTTCGGCTCGACCATCACCGCCAAGAGCGACGAGATCGTCAGCTACGTTCAGCAGCAGGCCGAGCGCCTGTCGCAGATCATCGACGGCAAGCGCGGCCTGCTGGTGGAAGCCATCTCCGGCAAGACCAACCAGCTCACCATCGAGATCGACCGCGTCACCACCGACGCGCTCGGCGCCATCGAAAGCCGCGGCAAGGCGTTCTCGAATTCGATCCTGACCAACGGCAACGACGTCGCGCGCTCGATCACCGGCGCCGGCGATCTCGCCACCGGCGCGATCAACAAGTCGCTCAAGGATCTCGAGCTCGCCTCGCGCTCCGCGATCGAACAGTCGCGCCAGGTCTCGGTCACCGCCGTCACCGAGATGCAGGAGACCAGCAAGATCCTGCGCACCGACACGGTCGCTTTGTTCGAGCGGCTGCGCGAAGGCAACATCCTGCTGCAGGAAGTGCTCACCGGCGCCCACGAGAACCTCAACTCGCTGGAGCGCGCGCTGGTCACCCGCGTGGCGGATTTCGTCACCACCATGAACGACGTCAACGCCCGCAGCGGCGCCGCCACGCAGGGCCTGGAAGACCAGCTCACCGGCTTCCACGGCAAGACCGCCAAGGCGCTGGCCGATCTCAGCGCGTTGTCCGAGCAGTTCGAGATGCACGGTCAGGCCCTGGCCGAAGCCGCGGAGCTGGTCCAGCAGAGCAACCGTAGCGCATCGACCTCGGTGCTGGAGCGCAAGGAATCGCTGGAGTCGCTGGTCACCACCATCGACCTGCGCACCGCCGATCTCGACCAGCGGCTCACCCGCTTCACCGGCCTGCTCGACGAATCGCTCGCCGCGGCTGAGGAGCGCGCCCGCGACATCGCGCGGATCGTCGCCGAGACCGCAGGCGCCGGCTCCGCCAGCATCACGCAGCAGTTCGAAGCGGTGCGCAGCGCCGCCGAGCAGGAGCGCCGCCTCACCACCGAGGCGATGCACCAGGTCTATCAGCAGGGCACCCAGGAAGCCGATGCGCTGTTCAAGCAATCGGCCGACCGCTTCGCGGCGATCGTCCAGGGGATCAAGCAGATGGCTTCGGAGATGCACCACGAACTCGAAGCCACCCGCGAGGAGCTGCGACGCGGCGTGCTCGAAATCCCGCAGGAGGCCGCCGAGAGCACCGCGCAGATGCGCAAGGTGATCGTCGACCAGATCGAGGCGCTGGCCGAACTCAACCGCATCGTCGCGCGCCACGGCCGCGGCATGGATGTGGTCGGTACCACCCGCGCCAGCGCGGTCCGCGACGAAGAGCCGATGCTGGCGACCGCCGGCGGCCGCGGCGAGGCCATCGCGCGCGCGCCGGAGCCGATGTCACGGCCGGAGCCGGTGTCGCGTGAACCCGCGTCGCGGCCGGCACAGCGCCGCGAGGCCAGCGCCGCAACGCTGCCGCCGCCGGACCTCGGCCTGCCGGGCCCTGCCCCGCGCCGCACCGAGGCCCCGCCGGTCGCGCCGACCGGCGCCGATCCGGGCCGCGACGGCTGGCTGTCGGATCTCCTCAACCGCACCGACGCCGGTGCCGAGCGCGAACTTCCGCGCGCCCGGACGCCGCAGCAGCCCACGCCGCAGCAGGCGATGAGCGGCAATCCGCTGGAATCGCTGTCGCTCGACATCGGCCGGCTGATGGACCGCAACCTGGTGCTGGAGATGTGGGATCGCTATCAGCGCGGCGAGGCCAAGGCGTTCAGCAAGCGGCTGTACACGCCGGCCGGCCAGAAGGCGTTCGACGAGGTCGCCCGCAAGTATCGCAGCGACCGCGCCTTCAAGCAGACGGTGGACCGCTACATCACCGAGTTCGAACGCCTGCTCGACGAAGTCGCCCGCGACGAACGCGGCCCGCAGGTGCTGCGCACGCATCTGAGCTCGGAAACGGGCCTCGTGTACACGCTGCTGGCGCATGCGGCGGGGCGGCTGGGGTAA